The genomic window GTCGGCGGCCACGAAGTTCTCCGCCGCCGAGGATTCCACGAACGCGGTCACCGGCCCGGCATCCCCCGACCGCACCGAGAGCTCCGTGCGGCGGGTCCGGCCCGCCTCGACCTCGATCCAGGCCGAGGCGCTGTAAGTGCCCGGCTCCAGCTTGCCCAGTCGCTGCTCGATCCCGGCGGCACCGGTGCCGAACTCGGCCACCCGGTGCCCGCGGTCGGTCCGCCGCACCCGGACCTCGCCCCGCTGGTGCCAGGAGCGCAGGTCGTCCGCGTTGAATCCGGGGTCGCGCACGGGTGTTCCCTCGCCCCATTCCGCCCGCGGCTGCCAGGGCGTGAAGCCGGGGTACAGCACGTACGGGGTGCCCGGTTCGGCCTCCAGGGTGACCTCGCCGCCGAAGGCGGGCACGATCTTCTCGAACTTCCGCCCGGTCTCGGTCAGCCGGTACTTGGTGAGGAACAGCGAGCCGCGCAACGGCTCCGGCAGCCGCCAGCTGGCGCGGCCGCCGGATGCGTTGTAGTGGTACAGCTTCTGCCCCTCCTGCCACGGCAGCAGGTAGGAGTCCCCCTCGAGTACCTTGGCGTCCCCGGAGTACAGCCGCCGCGTTCCGTCCACGTCGGTGCCGCGCACCCCGCCGGTGAACCGGATCTCGTGCTCATTCCACTGTAGAATCTTCTGTTGTTGCAAGAACTTGGCGGGCAGGTTGTGTTCCCAGATGTTGGCGTAGAAGACGTTCCAGTCCACCTCACCGCGCCAGCCCTCGAACTCCTCGATCCGGCTGTTGCCGAGGATCGGATGCGAGTTCCAGACATCCTTCTGGTGGTTGCGGATGAACCGGATGATCGTCGAGTTCAGTCCCTTGTTGGTCTTCCCGCCGTAGTCGAGGTCGTTGGCCCAGTGTGACCACACCGAGGAACGTTCCAGCTTGTCCGACCACTCGGTGCCGACCCGCCAACCCTGCGCGTCCAGGTCACGCAACATGTTGTCGGCCAGCCAGCCGAACGGGTAGAACACGTCGATGTAGAGAAAGTCCAGGTTCGGGTGGGTCTCCTGACGCAGTCGCGTGAACCGGCGCATGAGGTCGCCGGAGACCTGGTCCCTGCGCTGGTCGATGTAGTACGACTGGTTCAGCCAGTCCCAGCCCTCGCGCTCGGGGTCGACAAGGGTCTCGTCGAACGCGTGCGCCTCCGGGTAGGACTCGGTCGCGTTGACGTGCACCCCGAAGTCGGCGTTCCACCCCTGCCCCTCCCGCAGCAGGGTGTTCAGCCCGTCCAGCCCACCTGCGCGCTCGTTGTAGTGGCCGCCGTAGTCCGGATGCGCGGAGTCGTGTCCCTCCGCGCCGTAGCCCTTGAGGATCGCCAGCTGGCCCAGCCCGTCGGTGGCCAGCGAGATCCGCTTCACGTCGTCCAGGGTGCGCGGGAAGGGGTGCGTCGCCTGGCTGGCGAAGTTGAACGGGATATGGGTGACCACCCGGTCCGCGGTGCCCTCCGCGCCACGCGGGTCGATCGCGATGTCCCGGAAGGCGATGGCGCCGTCCTGCCAGTCCACCGTGCCGTCCCCGTTGGCGTCCGGAGTGACGATCACCTTGGCCCACGGCAGGTCCTCGGTCTCGGTGGCGGTATCGGCGCGGTGGGTCCACTGCCCGCTCCACACGCCGACCCGCACGTCCTCGCCCTCGGCGCGGGCCTGGTGCCACAGCCGGGCGGCGTCCCGGTCGGTCGGGCCGGACGGCCGGTCGTAGGTCGAGTTGGTCTCCACCGCGGCGGCCAGCCGGTCGGTGTGCACGATGCCGTAGGTGGCGCCCACCGGGTTCTCCTGCACCGGGGTGTCGGCGGTCACCTGGGCGAACCGGTCCGCGGTGCGGGTGGAGTCCGGGTCCAGCCGGGTGAAGGCGGTGGCCGCGCCGGGCTGCGTGCTGGCGACGGACACCAGGTCGTGGCCGGGGATGTCCAGGGTCCCGACCCGGAAGGACGCGGTCTCCACGATCCGGTCCACCCGGAAGGTGGTCGCCCTGCCCTGCACGCTGATCGAGGCGTCGATGCGCGCCCCCGGCTCCCCCTCGATCGCCAGCGAGTAGTGCGCCGCGCCGTCCGCGCCGACCCACCCGGTGCCGGTCACCTCGTACGACCTGCCGTCCACGGTGATCCGGTCCAGCGGGGTGGTGCGCCCGGTCAGGCTCGCCCCGACCTCCCGGTCGGTGTAGCGGGCGACGTACGGGAACGAGCCGCCGAGGGTGACCTCGAGCTCGGCCGAGGAGATCCGCAGCAGCTCCGGCTGCGCCCCGGCCGCCCCGGCCTGCGCGGGCACCGCCGTCAGCAGCCCGGCGGCCACCGCGCAGGCGGAGAGCAGGCCGGTGGCACGAACACTCGAGCGAAGCGACATGGCGGCCTCCCAGACTGGATGTTCAATGCTGATTTTTGTAAGCTATTTTTGCTCACAAGTCAACAGAACAACACACCTTCGCTCAAGTTCAGACGGTGCGCAGGTCCACTCCGGCGGCGCGGAATGCGTCGGCGGCCTCGGGCGTCACCCCGGTATCGGTGACCACCGCGTGTACCGCGCCGACCGGGCAGATCCGGGCGAACGCCCGGTGGCCGAGCTTCGAGCTGTCCGCGGCGACCACCACCCGCGCCGAACGCTCGACCATCAACCGGTTGATGTTCGCCTCGCCCTCGTGGTGCGCGAACGCCCCGCCGCGCGGGTCGATCGCATCCACCCCGAGCACCAGCAGGTCCAGCGAGACCTCGCTGAGCACCCTGGTCGCCAGCGGTCCGGTCAGCTCGAAGGAGTGCGGGCGCGCCACCCCGCCGGTGAGCACCAGCTTGAGCTGGGCGCGCACCGCCAGCTCGTTGGCGATGTTGAGCGCGTTGGTGACCACGGTGAGCGTGGGCCCGTCCAGGCCGCCTGCGAGGTCGGTACCCGCGGCCAGCGATCGGGCGATCTCGGTGGTGGTCGTGCCCCCGTTCAGCCCGACCACCGCTCCCCGCGGCACCATGGCGGTCACCGCGCCGGCGATCCGCGACTTCTCCGGCGCGTGCCGCGCGGTCTTGTAGCGCAGTGGCAGGTCGTAGGACACGTTGTTGGACACCGCGCCGCCGCGGGTCCTGGTGAGCAGTTGCTGCTCGGCGAGGTGGTCGAAGTCCCTGCGGATCGTCGCCGCGGACACGCCCAGCTCGCCCGCCAGCTCCTCGACCTCGACCCGGTCCCGCGCACCGACGAGCTCGAGTACGCGGCCCAGCCGTTCGTACCGCCTCACCATCCGGTCATCCGGAAGTCGTACCGGGGCGGCAGCGGGCGAACCTGCCTCCCCTCTGCGGCCAGTGCGTGCTGGATCTCCTCCCAGGTCCGGGAAAGCAGCGTCTCCCCTTCCCGGATGTCCGGCACCTCGAACCCGGAGTCGAAGATCTCCTCCGCACCCCGCGGATCGCCGAGCGCCAGCCGCAGCCTTGCCTCGAGCAGCCGAACCCTGCCCAGCGCCCGCACCCGCGCCGGAAGGCCGCCCAGCAGGTGTCGTGCCTGCTCGGGCCGCCCCGCGGCGAGGGTCCCGGCGAGCGCCTCCACCGCCAACGCCGGAGTTTCCGGGCTCAGCCCGTGCGCCTCGACGAGCAGGTCGGCCGCCTCGGCAGCCCGGCCCCGTTCGCCTGCCAGCACCGCGAGGTTGCGGGTGGCCCACGCGTTCGGCGCCCGCGCCAGCGAGGCACGCCACGCCTGCTCGGCACCCGCGAGGTCGCCATGCCGCCAGCGGGCGATCCCACGCTGGTACCAGCTTGCCCAGGTGTCGGCCACCGCTTCCACCAGCTCTCGCCACGGCGCCGACACCGGCGCCGTTCCGGGCGCCTCGGCGGGGTCACCCTCCGGCGCGCGGCCGGCAAGCAGGTCCAGCCACGGCCGCTGCCGCCGGGTCAGCGTGCTCGCGGGGAAGGGAGTCGCGCGCAGGTCCAGCCCGCGCAGCCGCGCCTCCAACGCGCCCCAGCCGGAGCCGGTGTGCAGCCACTCACCGGGTTCGGTATCGGCGACGCCCAGCCAGTCCCGGTACCGCGCGGCGAGTTCCGAGGCACCGGGCAGCCGCTCCCGCACCTCCGCGCAGGCTCGTGTCCATTCCGGACCATGCACGACGGCGGGATCGGTGCGCAGCGGACCGTAGGCCTCCAGCCAGTCCCATACCTCGCCCGCGGGCAACGGCAGATGCTCGAGCTGGGTCCGCGCCAGCCCGGCCTGGATCTCCAGGTAACCGGGAGCGCCGGGGGACAGCCACTCCTGCCAGCGCGCGCCGCCGGCGGAGGTGCCCCAGACGAACAGTTTCCGCCCGCGCAGGCGGCCCGTGGACAGCTGCGCAAGGCCCTCGCCCCGCTCGTCCACGGCGGCGATCAACGGGTACTCCTCCCCCGGCAGGTCGAAGAACAAGTCCGCGGCATGCCGGTGCCGTTCCGGGTAGGTCAGGTCCGGCGTCCCCGGCACCGGGATCCGCTCCAGCCGTCCCGAGTAGGCGTACCGCCACGCTCCTTCGGCCGGCGCCAGCACGCGGGTTCCCTGCTCCTGCTTCACGGCGATGTTCGACCACCAGTAGGCGGGCACGGTGTGTGGATGCGGGTTGCGTATCCGCACACCGACGTACAGGAAGTCGGAGTCGGGCGGGAGCCACAGGTCCACCTGGTACGGCAGGTCCCTTGTCCGCTCCCACTCCCACAGCCGTAGCACCGGCGAACCGTCCGGCCCCGTCACCCGCGCCGCGTGCATCGGCGCGCAGGTCAGCGTGGTGTGCCCGGTACTACCCAGGTTCCACTCCACCCCGCCGGCGAACCACGCGCCGCGCAGGGCGAGGTTCGCCGGTTGGCACACCGGGTTGCGGTGCACCAGCTCGCGGCCGCTTTCCCGATGCCACAAGGAGTACAACCTGCCGCCGAGCGAGGGCAGCACGGTAGCCCGCAGCCGCCCGTTGTCCAGCACGATCGCGGGCAACTCCCGCTCGGTCCGCTCGCGCGAGTAGGCGTCCTGCAGGTGGTACGGCAACACGCTACCCAGGCGACCGTAGGCCAGGTTCGCGGCCAGGTCCGGCGGCAACTCGCCGGGGTTGGTCACCTCCTGCGCCCGCTCCGGCATGGTCAGCGGCGGCAAAGGGTTCTCCGGCCCGAGCTCGGCGGTCGGCAGCACCAGCTCGGTCGGCGACAGCGAGGTCCTCATGCGTCCGGCAGCCGTTCGCCTGCCTCCGCGTCGAAAAGGTGCACCGCGCCGGGACTCGGGGTGAGGCCGACCTTCTCTCCCCGCCGCCACGGCGCCATCCCGGCGGTGCGCACGGTGACCGTGTGCGGGACGCCGGCCTGCTCGACCGAGCAGTACAGGTACTGGTCGCTGCCGAGTTCCTCGACCACCTCGACCACGGCCTCGATCCCCTCGGCGGGCTCACCGGTCAGCCAGCCCTCCGGGCGCACCCCGACCACCACCTCGGAGCCGGGTAGGGCCGAGGCCTGCGCAGGGGTCAGCGGGATATGCCTGCCACCGACCACCGCGCCCTCCGCGCCGACGGTGGTCCGTACCAGGTTCATCGCGGGTGAGCCGATGAACCCGGCGACGAACAGGTTCGCCGGCTTGGCGAACAGCCCGACCGGGGTGTCGCACTGTTGCAGGGTGCCGTCCTTGAGCACCGCGACCCTGTCACCCATGGTCATCGCCTCGACCTGGTCGTGCGTGACGTATATCGTGGTCACCCCGAGCTTACGTTGCAGTGAGGCGATCTGCGTCCTGGTCTGCACCCGCAGCTTGGCGTCCAGGTTGGACAGCGGCTCGTCCATGCAGAACACCTGTGGCCTGCGCACGATAGCCCTGCCCATCGCCACCCGCTGCCGCTGGCCGCCGGAGAGATTCGCAGGTTTGCGGTCCAAAAAGGACTCCAGGTCGAGCAACCGCGCTGCCTCGGCCACCCGGTGGGCGCGTTCCCGCTTCGGCATCTTCTGGATCTTCAGATGGAAGCCGATGTTCTCCGCGACGGTCATATGCGGGTACAGCGCGTAGTTCTGGAACACCATCGCGATGTCCCGCTCCTTCGGCGGCAGGTCGGTGACCTCGCGGTCACCGATGTGCACCTGGCCCTCGTCGACCCCTTCCAGCCCGGCGAGCATGCGCAGGGTGGTGGACTTCCCGCACCCGGACGGGCCGACGAGGACGAGGAACTCGCCGTCGGCGACGTCCAGGTCCAGCCCGTCCACCGCGGGGTCGGCGGTGCCCGCGTAGTAGCGCGTGGCGCCGCGGAACGTGACAGTTGCCATGATTCTCCTACTTCCCCGCACCGAGCGTCAGGCCGGTGATGATCCTTCTGGCCAGCACGACGTAGAGCACCAGCATCGGCAGCACGACGATGGTGATGCCGGCGATGAGGCCGCCGTACTCGGACTGGTAGCTCGCGGCGCCGTAGAAGGTGAACAGCGCCCTCCCCAGCGTGAAGTTCGCGTTGTCCTGGAGGAACACGATGGCCAGCAGGGTCTCGTTCCACAGCCCGATGGTGTTCAGGATGAGCGCGGTGATCAGCCCGCCACTGGCCAGTGGCAGCATGATCGAGACGAAGGTGCGCACGGGTGAGGCACCGTCGATGGCGGCGGCCTCCTCCATCTCGTCCGGCAGCGAGCGGAAGAAGCCGGTCAGCAGGAACACCGTGAACGGCAGCGAGAGCGCGACGTAGATCAGGTAGAGGCCGAACAGGTTGTTGGTCAGGCCGACTTCGGACATCCCGACGAACAGCGGGATGATCACCGTCTGGAACGGCACGCCCATGCCCACCGCGATGAAGTTCGTCATCCCGTTCGAGCTGCGGAAACCGAGTCTGGTGAGCGCGTACGCGGCCGGAGCGGAGATCAGCACCACCGTGACCGCGGCGGCCGCGACCAGCAGCACGGTGGTGAGAAAGGCCGAGCCGAACCCTGCCTGGCTCCAGGCGTAGATGAAGTTGCGCAGCGGCCTGCCGACCACGAACCACTGCCGCGGAAGCTGGAACGGCTGGGTGAAGATCTCCACCGGCGTCTTGAACGAGGAGGCCAGCAGCCAGTACAGCACGAACACGTTGAACGCGGTGAACAGCAACACCACGACCATCCCGAGTACCCGTAACGGGCTGGTACGCCGCGATCCCGGCGCGGGCTTCGGCCGGCGCGGTGGTTTCCGGGTCGCCGTTTCTACTGTCGACATAACGCCCCCTAGAACTGGATCGCGTCTCGGCGCATCAGCCGTCGCAGCAGCACGACGAACACGGACACCAGAACGATCATCATCACGGCACAGGCACAGGCGACGCCGTAGGCCGGGGTGCCGCGGGTGCCGAACGAACGGTCGAACACGTAGATGCCCAGCGTCCAGGACTCGATCGGCGGCGAGTACGTGCCCGGCCCGGCCAGCACGAACACCAGCTCGAAGATCTTCATCGCGTTGATCGTCCACAACACCCCGGCCACCCCGACCACGTCCCAGGTCAGCGGCAGGGTGACCGTGCGGAACTTCTGCCACGGCGAGGCGCCCGCTATCTCCGCGTCCTCGTAGAGGTACGGCGGGATGCGATCCACCGCGGCCATCAGGATGGTGATGTAGAAGCCCGAGCTCGCCCAGATCAGCGCCCCGATCACCGCGTAGGTGACGTTCTCCGGGCGCAGGAACTGCACGGCGTCCAGGCCGACGCCCTCCAGCAGGAAATTGGCAAGGCCCTGCTTGTTCGGCTGGTACTTGAACACGAATCCGAGAAACATGCCCAGCGCCACCGGCGCGACGATGTTCGGGAAGAACAGCACGGCCCGCACCAACCTGCCACCGCGCATGTCCCGCAGCACCATGGTGAACAGGAACGCCAGCACGAAGGTGCCCACCCCGCCGACCACGATGTAGGCCAGCGTGTTCAGGAAGGCGTGCTGGAAGGAGTCACTGCCGAGCAACTCGCGGTACTGGTCGAAGCCGGTGAACTCCGGGGTGTCGCCCGCCCCCGCCCAGCTCGTGAAGCTCAGTACCGCGGTGATGATTGTCGGAACGACCAGGAAGATCAGGTACAGCGCCATGGCCGGGGCGAGCAGCGGCCAGAACAGCCGCCGCTTGCCTGCCAGATGCGCGCCCTGCCTGCCGGCGGGACGCGCCATCAGCCCCTCGACCTCCAGTACTCGGCCGACTCACTGGCCAGCTGGTCGATGAACTGCCGCGCGGTGAGCTTCCCGTTCAGCAGCGCGTCATCGGCCGGGAAGAACACGTTGTCCACATAGGTTCCGCCGAACATGCCGTCCAGCCCGTCCATCACCAGCGTGTGCTCCTTGCCCTCGGCGTCCAGCGCGGCCTTCGCGTCGGCGAGGTCGTCCGGCACCTCCAGGTCAGTCCGCGGGGCGAGGTTGTCGCTGACGGTGGGGATGCCCTGCAGGATGTCCTTGTTCAGCACGTAGGCGATGAACGCCTTGGCCGTGTCGGCGTTGCGTGCCTTGGCCGTCACCGAGAAGCCGATCGGCAGCACCTCCACGATGTCGTGGGTGGCACCATCGGGCATCGGGAACTGGAACGAGCCGAAGTCGATGGTGCGGCCGCCACCCTGCTTGCCGAGATACTCGCGCGCCTCGCTGGGCAGCCAGCTCCCGTTGTAGGTGTAGGCCGACTCGCCGTCCGCCCAGCGCTGCTGCACCTGCGGGAACTTGGAGGCGTTCCAGCCGTCGACGAAGTAGCCGCCCTTGGCGAGCCGCTCCACGATCCTCGCCGCGGCGAGAAAACCCGGTTCGGTCTTCCACGCCTGGCCGCTGCGGTCCGCCGCCGCCTCGGCGAGCCCGCCCGGCCCCACGAAGCGCGCGGCCAGCTGGGTGAAGAAGTAGGAGTTGTAGAACTTGATGTCGCCGTCCTGGCTGATCGCGGCCTTCCCGTTCGCCTTGGCCTTGTCGAACAGCGCGAACATCTCGTCGATGGTGTCCGGGGGCGAGAAGTCCCGCACCGCGTTGCGGTCGAACCACCACGCGTTGGTGATCAGCTCGTACGGGATCAGGAACCGCTCGCCCTCGGCATCGGCGTTCTGCGGTAGCTGGTAGGAGTACGGCGCCAGCACGTCCTCGACGGTCCGGTCCCCCTCCCCTACCTTCATGGTGAGCACGTCCTCGACGCTCTGCGTCCCGCCGGGGGCCACGATGGCCGCGTTCATCTGGCTGAGGTCCTGATCGATCAGGTCGGGCACCTCATCGGTGTTGAGCGCGGGCGACACGTTCTGGGTGAGCACCTTGCGGCCGAGCCACTGCACATCGACGGTCACCCCGGTCTTGCTCTCGAAGCACTCGATGGCGTGCTGCAGCACTCTGCCCTGGGGCTCGTCCGCGGTCCACATGGACCAGTACCGCAGGTGTTCGCCCGGGGGCTGCACGCCGGGTTCGGGGCAGGGCGTCTCGAAGTACTCGGCCGCGCCCGGCGTCGTGTTTTCCCCGAAGCCCGCACCGGTGTCGGTCCCGCACCCCGCGGCCGCGAGCACCACGGCCACGCCCGCGGCCAGGGCCCTGGTAGGAGCTGATCTCATGGCCACCACCCGATCGAAGGTCAGATAACGCGCACTGTCTGCGCATTGGTGCGCAGTTTTGTGCTATTTTGCGCATCTGTCAACAGCTACTTGGCAACTCTTGCGCACAGATCGGTTCAGTACGGGGCGGGCGGGTCCACCCCGGCCGCCCGTCAGGTGACACCCCCGACCGCCGTACCCTGGGACCGGTTACGGGCCGAAGGGGAATGTTGTGTGCCGCGAACGTACGCACCCGGAATCCGACCGCGTCCTCGAAGTTCGTGCGGCGAACAAGCGTTTCGGTTCGCTCGCGGTTCTGGAGCAGGTGAGCTTCGCGGTGCGACCGGGCCAGGCGGTGGGGATCGTGGGGCCGAACGGGTCGGGTAAGTCCACCCTGCTGCGCTGCACAGTCGGAGCGGAGACGCTGGACTCGGGGGAGGTTCTGCTCGACGGTGGCCGACTCGACGAGTCCGACCCGGGCACGCGTGCGGCACTGGCCTGCCTGCTGGACGACGCCGACTACTTTCCGGACCTGTCCGTACTCGAGCATCTTCGCCTGTACGCGTGGGCACATGCCGACCCACACCCCGAGTCGACCGTCGACCGCGTTCTCGAGGAGGTCGGGCTGTCCTCCGCGAGCGATCAACTGCCGGTGACATTGTCGACCGGGCAGCGGCACCGCCTTGGCCTGGCCTCCTGCCTGGTGCGTCCTCGTCGGGCACTTGTCCTGGATGAGCCAGAGCAGCGGCTGGACGCATCCGGGCGCCGCTGGCTCGCGCGCCGGCTCGCACAAGAAAAGGAACTCGGCCACGCGGTCATTTTCGCTTCACATGATGCGACGCTGCTGGACGCACTGGCGGATGACCTCGTCCAGATCGGTCGTTGACGTTGCACACACGGCACGCGGCGGCGGCACGCCCGGCACGCGAGGCGCGCCGCCTGATCCGTGCCCGGGCACACAAGCGACCGCTACGCCTGCGGCTGATGGCGGCCGCGGACGCGGCGCTGTACGTGGCGATGTTCGCGGGACTGGTCACCGGCGCGGCGCAGGCGGGGCTCGAACAGTCGGGCAGGTTCCTTCCCTTGATCAGACCCGAGATCGTCCCGCTGGTTCGGTGGGTCGCGGTGATCGCGATCGTTCTCCTCCTCATCACGATGGTCAAGTTGCTGCTCACTTTCGGGCCTGTTCTGGTTCGGAGTCCGGTGCAGGCGTGGTTGCTGACCAGCCCGATCGACCGTCGCTCCCTCCTCCTCCGGGTCTACCTGCTCCTGCTCTGCATGGGGACGGCCGGAGGAGTCGCGATCGGCGTCGTGGCCGTCATCGCCGCTCAACTCCCCGCGGCCGGCTCGGTGCCCTGGCTCATGTGCACCGGCTTCGCCGGTACAGCCGCGGTATCGATCACTGTGCTGGTTCAACAGCGCCCCAAGGCCATCCGTCGCACCCAACTCCTGCTGTCCGGTGCCCTGATCGGTTGTGCGGGCGCAGTGGTACTGGTGCTGCTGCTGGCGCCGGGGACGCGGCCGTCCGCCAGTGTGCCGCTCGGCGCCGACGCCACGTGGTGGGCGCTGGCGTCAACGCTCACCATCTGCGTGGTCACGGTCTGGGTGGCCGGTCGTGCGCTGGGACGACTGACCCGCGCGGCGTTGGCGTCCGGCCGCGATATCGCCGAGGCCACGGCGGTGGCCACGACCTTCCTGGAACCGACCATTCTCTGGTCGCTGCTGCTCCTACGCAGGATGCGCGGCATCGGCAGGGTACGATCCGCGACCCTGAGCGGTCGCCGGGTCACCGCGCTGATCAGGGCCGACATCGCCCGCCTGCGGCGAAACCGGGCAGCCGTCGCGCTATGGCTGTGTCTGCTGCCCGTACCGTATCTGGCAACCGCCGTCCTACCGGCGATGCTCGTTCCCGCCGTGCACCTGGTCGCCGCGTTCCTCGTGACGACTCGCCTGGCCAACGGCTTGCGAGTCGTCTTCGGTTCGGCGGCACTGCGTCGGGCGATCGGTGGACGGGATCGGGTCCTGCTGCTCGCCCACCTCGTCGTTCCGGCCGCGGGCACGCTCCTGTGGGGTCTCGCGACCAGCCCGGCGATCCCGAGCATGCGGATCCTCGCTACGGCGATCTCCATCGTGGGCGCGGTGCTGGTCACCTACCGGATCGCGACCCGCCCTCCGATCGAGTACGTCTCCCCCATGTTGGATATGGGATTCGGGGGCGTGCCGATCGGGCTGATAATCCAGCTCAGCCGCGGCCCCGCACTCCTCATCCTCCTGTGCTGGGCGCAGATGTCACTCGGCTGACCACGGCACGACCCCAGGTGTCGGCTCGACGCCCTCTCCCACTGCGCAGTCCTGCTCAATTTTGCTTGAATCTAAGTGAAACTCTTGACTAACATGCATCTTTGCGCGGAAGCTCATGCGCAAGCGTCGGCCGGTCCCCACATGGTCCAGGAGGTTCGCATGGCCGCCAAGGAAGAATCCGAGCACGGACAGCCCGAGCACAACCAACCCGACCACGAACCCGGCACGAGCACCGAGCACGGTGTCTCCCGGCGCGCGGCGCTGCGTACCGGGGCCATTGCCGGAACCACCCTTGCCGCGCTCGGCACCGGGCAGCTCGGCGCCGCCGCGGCGGGCCAGCAGCCACCCGAGGTACTCGGCGCCGAGGATCGTTCCTGGCCACCGCGGCGCGGCCGTACGATGATGGGCGTCCCGTTCGAACCGAGGGCGCAGGTGCGGGTCGGCATCATCGGCCTCGGCAACCGGGGTTCCGCGATGCTGCCGCTGTTCCTCGCGGTGCCCGGAATGCGGGTCACCGCGGTCTGCGATGTCGACCCGGCCAAGGTGGCAAAGGCGTCCTCGGTGATCACCGGCAAGGGATATCCCGCCCCCGCGACCTTCGACGAGGGTGAGCACGCCTTCGAGTGGCTGTGCCGGCGCGACGACGTCGACCTCGTCTACGTGGTGACGCCCTGGGACTGGCACGTGGACATGGCACTCGCCGCGATGCGGTCCGGCAAGCACGTCGGCGTGGAGTGCCCGATCGCCACCACGGTCGAGGACCTGTGGGAGCTGGTGAACACCTCCGAGCAGACCCGGCGGCACTGCCTGCAGTTGGAGAACTGCTGTTACGGCCGTAACGAGCTGCGTGCGCTGCGGATGGCGCACGAGGGGATGTTCGGCGAGTTGCTGCACGGTTCCGGCGCCTACCTGCACGACCTGCGTGAGCTGCTGTTCTCCGACACCTACTACGCGGACCAGTGGCGCAGGGACTGGCACACCAGGCTGGACGGCGACCTGTACCCGACCCACGGCCTCGGGCCGGTCGCGTCCTATCTGGACATCAACCGCGGCGACCGGCTGGTGCGGATGACCTCGATGAGCACCCCCGCGCTCGGCCTCGCCGACTACCGTGCGCGACACGTCCCCGAGGGGGACCCGAAGTGGCGGGAGCGCTACGTCAACGGGGACGTGACGATGAGCCTGCTTCAGACCGAGCAGGGGCGGGTCATCCACCTCGTGCACGGCGTGTCCAGCCCGCACCCGTACAGCAGGCTCAACCACCTGGCCGGGACGAAAGGCGTCTTCGAGGACTACCCGCCGCGGATCTACCTCGAGCCGGACGCGACCGACCACCGCTGGCGGGACTGGGACGACTATGCCGAGCACGACCACTGGTTGTGGAAGGAGGTCGGCCCGGGGCCCGGCGGGCATGGCGGGATGGACTACCTGATGCTCTACCGCCTCGGCCAGACCATGCGGCTCGGCCTGCCGCCGGACATGGATGTCTACGACGCGGCCGCGTGGAACGCGCCGTTCG from Amycolatopsis cihanbeyliensis includes these protein-coding regions:
- a CDS encoding carbohydrate ABC transporter permease — encoded protein: MSTVETATRKPPRRPKPAPGSRRTSPLRVLGMVVVLLFTAFNVFVLYWLLASSFKTPVEIFTQPFQLPRQWFVVGRPLRNFIYAWSQAGFGSAFLTTVLLVAAAAVTVVLISAPAAYALTRLGFRSSNGMTNFIAVGMGVPFQTVIIPLFVGMSEVGLTNNLFGLYLIYVALSLPFTVFLLTGFFRSLPDEMEEAAAIDGASPVRTFVSIMLPLASGGLITALILNTIGLWNETLLAIVFLQDNANFTLGRALFTFYGAASYQSEYGGLIAGITIVVLPMLVLYVVLARRIITGLTLGAGK
- a CDS encoding carbohydrate ABC transporter permease, which gives rise to MARPAGRQGAHLAGKRRLFWPLLAPAMALYLIFLVVPTIITAVLSFTSWAGAGDTPEFTGFDQYRELLGSDSFQHAFLNTLAYIVVGGVGTFVLAFLFTMVLRDMRGGRLVRAVLFFPNIVAPVALGMFLGFVFKYQPNKQGLANFLLEGVGLDAVQFLRPENVTYAVIGALIWASSGFYITILMAAVDRIPPYLYEDAEIAGASPWQKFRTVTLPLTWDVVGVAGVLWTINAMKIFELVFVLAGPGTYSPPIESWTLGIYVFDRSFGTRGTPAYGVACACAVMMIVLVSVFVVLLRRLMRRDAIQF
- a CDS encoding ABC transporter substrate-binding protein; protein product: MRSAPTRALAAGVAVVLAAAGCGTDTGAGFGENTTPGAAEYFETPCPEPGVQPPGEHLRYWSMWTADEPQGRVLQHAIECFESKTGVTVDVQWLGRKVLTQNVSPALNTDEVPDLIDQDLSQMNAAIVAPGGTQSVEDVLTMKVGEGDRTVEDVLAPYSYQLPQNADAEGERFLIPYELITNAWWFDRNAVRDFSPPDTIDEMFALFDKAKANGKAAISQDGDIKFYNSYFFTQLAARFVGPGGLAEAAADRSGQAWKTEPGFLAAARIVERLAKGGYFVDGWNASKFPQVQQRWADGESAYTYNGSWLPSEAREYLGKQGGGRTIDFGSFQFPMPDGATHDIVEVLPIGFSVTAKARNADTAKAFIAYVLNKDILQGIPTVSDNLAPRTDLEVPDDLADAKAALDAEGKEHTLVMDGLDGMFGGTYVDNVFFPADDALLNGKLTARQFIDQLASESAEYWRSRG
- a CDS encoding ABC transporter ATP-binding protein, whose protein sequence is MCRERTHPESDRVLEVRAANKRFGSLAVLEQVSFAVRPGQAVGIVGPNGSGKSTLLRCTVGAETLDSGEVLLDGGRLDESDPGTRAALACLLDDADYFPDLSVLEHLRLYAWAHADPHPESTVDRVLEEVGLSSASDQLPVTLSTGQRHRLGLASCLVRPRRALVLDEPEQRLDASGRRWLARRLAQEKELGHAVIFASHDATLLDALADDLVQIGR
- a CDS encoding DUF6297 family protein yields the protein MTLHTRHAAAARPAREARRLIRARAHKRPLRLRLMAAADAALYVAMFAGLVTGAAQAGLEQSGRFLPLIRPEIVPLVRWVAVIAIVLLLITMVKLLLTFGPVLVRSPVQAWLLTSPIDRRSLLLRVYLLLLCMGTAGGVAIGVVAVIAAQLPAAGSVPWLMCTGFAGTAAVSITVLVQQRPKAIRRTQLLLSGALIGCAGAVVLVLLLAPGTRPSASVPLGADATWWALASTLTICVVTVWVAGRALGRLTRAALASGRDIAEATAVATTFLEPTILWSLLLLRRMRGIGRVRSATLSGRRVTALIRADIARLRRNRAAVALWLCLLPVPYLATAVLPAMLVPAVHLVAAFLVTTRLANGLRVVFGSAALRRAIGGRDRVLLLAHLVVPAAGTLLWGLATSPAIPSMRILATAISIVGAVLVTYRIATRPPIEYVSPMLDMGFGGVPIGLIIQLSRGPALLILLCWAQMSLG
- a CDS encoding Gfo/Idh/MocA family protein codes for the protein MAAKEESEHGQPEHNQPDHEPGTSTEHGVSRRAALRTGAIAGTTLAALGTGQLGAAAAGQQPPEVLGAEDRSWPPRRGRTMMGVPFEPRAQVRVGIIGLGNRGSAMLPLFLAVPGMRVTAVCDVDPAKVAKASSVITGKGYPAPATFDEGEHAFEWLCRRDDVDLVYVVTPWDWHVDMALAAMRSGKHVGVECPIATTVEDLWELVNTSEQTRRHCLQLENCCYGRNELRALRMAHEGMFGELLHGSGAYLHDLRELLFSDTYYADQWRRDWHTRLDGDLYPTHGLGPVASYLDINRGDRLVRMTSMSTPALGLADYRARHVPEGDPKWRERYVNGDVTMSLLQTEQGRVIHLVHGVSSPHPYSRLNHLAGTKGVFEDYPPRIYLEPDATDHRWRDWDDYAEHDHWLWKEVGPGPGGHGGMDYLMLYRLGQTMRLGLPPDMDVYDAAAWNAPFALSALSVRYGSLPMPVPDFTRGRWRTPHPGPDSEKP